One genomic segment of Phalacrocorax carbo chromosome Z, bPhaCar2.1, whole genome shotgun sequence includes these proteins:
- the QNG1 gene encoding queuosine 5'-phosphate N-glycosylase/hydrolase gives MEVFPSPLESARFIAGNSEDVWVDEEGARRVAESLFDRASAAEFGLAGWKSLHELNPRAASAEAVDWVFLVDSLNFSFWSEREDHKYLVTYKGKTYSGYWSLCAAVNRALDDGIPITSSSYFATMTLQQVRHVFRSDTEVPMPLIEERHRVLNESGTVLLERFGGSFLTCVKMSERSAQKLLYLVLENFPSYRDEAVFQKKKVSFYKRAQILVADTWSVLEGKGDGSFDDISSLTIFADYRIPQVLVHLKAMNYSEELMKKLREGTIFQSGDKEEVEIRGCSIWCCALICKHLLELYEKKGHDMREKINAVLLDYYLWDYARDHREEMKDIPFHRVRCIYY, from the exons ATGGAGGTGTTCCCGTCCCCCCTGGAGTCCGCCCGGTTTATAGCCGGGAACAGCGAAGATGTTTGGGTGGACGAGGAGGGGGCACGGCGGGTGGCGGAGAGTTTGTTCGACAGAGCCTCGGCGGCAGAGTTCGGGCTGGCGGGGTGGAAGAGCCTCCACGAGCTGAACCCGCGGGccgccagcgcggaggcggtgGACTGGGTCTTCCTGGTGGACTCGCTCAACTTCTCCTTCTGGTCCGAGCGGGAGGACCACAAGTACCTGGTGACCTACAAGGGGAAAACCTACAGCGGCTACTGGTCCCTCTGCGCCGCCGTCAACAGGGCCCTGGACGACG gaATACCTATTACCAGTTCATCGTATTTTGCCACCATGACGCTTCAACAAGTTAGGCACGTATTTCGCTCTGACACTGAAGTGCCCATGCCTTTGATTGAAGAACGACATCGAGTGCTGAATGAAAGCGGAACAGTTCTGTTAGAGAGATTTGGAGGATCTTTCCTCACCTGTGTTAAAATGAGTGAGAGAAGTGCTCAGAAACTACTATATCTAGTACTGGAAAATTTTCCTTCATACAGAGATGAAGCTGTGTTTCAG aaaaaaaaagtatctttctATAAACGGGCACAGATACTGGTGGCTGATACATGGAGTGTATTAGAAGGCAAAGGAGATGGCTCTTTCGATGACATTTCTAGTCTGACAATATTTGCTGACTACAGAATTCCTCAAGTTCTTGTTCACTTAAAAGCAATGAATTATTCTGAAGAACTAATGAAGAAACTACGTGAAG GAACAATTTTCCAGTCTGGAGATAAAGAGGAGGTGGAGATCCGTGGCTGTTCTATTTGGTGTTGTGCATTGATTTGTAAGCACCTGCTGGAGCTCTATGAGAAGAAGGGTCATGACATGCGTGAAAAGATCAATGCAGTTTTACTCGATTATTATCTTTGGGACTATGCCAGGGATCATAGGGAAGAGATGAAAGATATTCCATTTCACCGAGTACGGTGTATATATTACTAA